One window from the genome of Sesamum indicum cultivar Zhongzhi No. 13 linkage group LG15, S_indicum_v1.0, whole genome shotgun sequence encodes:
- the LOC105177928 gene encoding chloroplastic group IIA intron splicing facilitator CRS1, chloroplastic isoform X2, with protein sequence MSTSPSLSHFSIAISPFPCNSAKIPTSSITFGPPKFNFIVFSSSPTNGGNRTKIEGRSIEHERMDYHVKSSEPISHSGSGIKGPTAPWMNGTLLVKPNEIMEFRKSRTNRDSTFGENRKHPDVDLTGKVGGGRGKVAMKKIFKGIEKLQENQNLEETRNDPKNLKFRFAPGALWGDGDCENGSEVEEKSEAAQESWESNGFDIPLPEVEKEVKLKEMPWQRHEKMVIRMVKKEKVVRADELGLDEMLLERLRGEAATIRKWVKVKKAGVTQAVVDQVHFVWRNNELALLKFDLPLCRNMHRAREIVEMKTGGVVVWSNKDFLAVYRGCNYKSGSKNFWNKHGKSAGDEENFSSTMNHQNTTTVARVSPDGSALDEMIHEKDGEWESLHMPSLYEREADRLLDGLGPRFVDWWMQKPLPVDADLLPELVPGFKTPFRLCPPFTRSKLTDAELTYLRKLARPLPTHFVLGRNRKLQGLAAAILKLWEKCHIAKIALKWGIPNTDNEQMANELKNLTGGVLLLRNKYLIILYRGKDFVPSEVAEAVAEREMELTRCQLREETARLKASEAFSISDEDSVNSGIVGTLSEFQHIHSEIGNHKKRETEIEVQLEAERERLEKELKEQERKLYILKKKIEKSAKRLEKLKNASRFSEQDPDVEVISKEERQCLREMGLKIDSSLVLGRRGVYDGVIEGIHQHWKHREIVKVITMQKKLLQVLHTAKCLEAESGGILVNVIKLKEGHAIILYRGKNYKRPKSAAQNLLSKKEALSRSLEIQRLGSLKFFANQREQAICDLKSELIS encoded by the exons ATGTCTACCTCTCCTTCTCTATCGCATTTTTCAATCGCCATCTCTCCTTTCCCTTGCAATTCCGCAAAAATTCCAACTAGCtctatcacttttggtcctccTAAGTTTAATTTCATCGTCTTTTCTAGCTCTCCGACTAATGGCGGTAACAGAACAAAAATTGAAGGCAGAAGCATTGAACATGAACGGATGGATTATCATGTAAAATCTTCTGAACCTATTTCACATTCAGGTTCAGGAATCAAAGGTCCAACTGCTCCATGGATGAATGGAACTCTTCTGGTTAAGCCCAATGAAATCATGGAATTTAGGAAGTCAAGAACTAACAGAGATTCCACTTTTggtgaaaatagaaaacatcCTGATGTGGATTTGACTGGAAAAGTGGGGGGTGGAAGAGGTAAGGTGGCGATGAAGAAAATCTTTAAAGGCATCGAAAAGCTCCAAGAAAACCAGAATTTAGAAGAAACCAGAAACGACCCTAAAAATCTCAAGTTCAGATTTGCACCAGGAGCTCTCTGGGGAGATGGGGACTGTGAAAATGGTTCTGAAGTTGAGGAAAAATCTGAGGCAGCACAGGAGAGTTGGGAAAGTAATGGATTTGATATTCCTTTGCCTGAGGTTGAGAAAGAAGTGAAATTGAAGGAAATGCCATGGCAGAGGCATGAGAAAATGGTTATTAGGATGGTAAAGAAGGAGAAGGTAGTGAGAGCTGATGAGTTGGGACTTGATGAAATGTTGCTGGAAAGGCTGAGGGGTGAGGCTGCAACAATAAGAAAATGGGTGAAGGTTAAGAAAGCTGGGGTGACTCAAGCTGTTGTTGATCAAGTTCATTTTGTTTGGAGAAACAACGAGCTAGCCTTGCTTAAATTTGACCTCCCCTTGTGCCGAAATATGCATAGAGCACGAGAAATCGTTGAG ATGAAGACAGGAGGGGTTGTCGTTTGGAGTAATAAAGACTTTCTTGCTGTTTATAGAGGGTGCAATTACAAGTCAGGTTCGAAAAACTTTTGGAACAAACATGGCAAGTCTGCCGGTGATGAAGAAAATTTTTCCTCCACTATGAATCACCAAAATACTACAACTGTAGCCCGAGTAAGTCCTGATGGTAGTGCTCTAGATGAAATGATCCATGAAAAAGATGGTGAATGGGAAAGTTTACACATGCCATCACTATATGAAAGAGAAGCTGATAGATTATTGGATGGATTAGGTCCACGCTTTGTTGATTGGTGGATGCAAAAGCCTTTGCCTGTTGACGCAGACTTGCTTCCAGAACTTGTTCCTGGATTTAAGACACCTTTCAGGCTTTGTCCACCTTTTACTAGATCGAAGCTGACAGATGCTGAGCTTACATATCTGAGGAAGCTTGCTCGTCCTTTACCGACTCATTTTGTTCTTG GAAGAAACAGGAAACTGCAAGGATTGGCAGCAGCCATCCTAAAATTGTGGGAAAAATGCCATATAGCAAAGATTGCTTTGAAGTGGGGGATTCCAAACACAGATAATGAGCAAATGGCTAATGAGCTTAAG AATCTCACTGGAGGAGTTCTTTTACTGCGTAATAAGTACTTGATAATTCTTTATAGAGGCAAGGACTTTGTTCCCTCTGAAGTTGCAGAAGCAGTGGCTGAACGAGAAATGGAGCTAACAAGATGCCAACTTCGGGAAGAAACTGCAAGACTAAAAGCAAGTGAAGCCTTTTCCATCAGTGATGAAGATTCAGTTAACTCTGGGATTGTGGGTACTTTATCAGAATTTCAGCATATTCACTCAGAAATTGGGAACCACAAGAAAAGGGAGACTGAGATTGAAGTTCAACTGGAAGCAGAACGGGAAAGACTGGAAAAGGAACTCAAAGAACAAGAGCGAAAGCTATATATT CTTAAGAAAAAGATAGAGAAGTCGGCTAAAAGACTAGAGAAACTAAAAAATGCATCGAGATTTTCTGAGCAAGATCCAGATGTGGAAGTTATCTCCAAAGAGGAGAGACAATGTCTAAGGGAGATGGGATTGAAAATTGATAGCAGCTTAGTGCTTG GAAGGCGTGGGGTTTATGATGGTGTCATAGAAGGAATACATCAACACTGGAAGCACAGAGAAATTGTTAAAGTGATTACAATGCAGAAAAAGCTTTTGCAGGTCTTGCACACAGCGAAATGTCTTGAGGCAGAAAGTGGTGGGATCCTTGTCAACGTAATTAAGCTTAAAGAAGGGCATGCAATAATACTTTATCGTGGGAAAAACTACAAACGCCCAAAGTCAGCAGCACAAAATTTGCTGAGTAAAAAAGAGGCATTATCGAGGTCTCTTGAAATCCAGAGACTTGGT TCTCTGAAGTTCTTCGCCAATCAAAGAGAGCAGGCAATCTGTGATCTAAAATCTGAGCTG ATTAGTTGA
- the LOC105177928 gene encoding chloroplastic group IIA intron splicing facilitator CRS1, chloroplastic isoform X1 gives MSTSPSLSHFSIAISPFPCNSAKIPTSSITFGPPKFNFIVFSSSPTNGGNRTKIEGRSIEHERMDYHVKSSEPISHSGSGIKGPTAPWMNGTLLVKPNEIMEFRKSRTNRDSTFGENRKHPDVDLTGKVGGGRGKVAMKKIFKGIEKLQENQNLEETRNDPKNLKFRFAPGALWGDGDCENGSEVEEKSEAAQESWESNGFDIPLPEVEKEVKLKEMPWQRHEKMVIRMVKKEKVVRADELGLDEMLLERLRGEAATIRKWVKVKKAGVTQAVVDQVHFVWRNNELALLKFDLPLCRNMHRAREIVEMKTGGVVVWSNKDFLAVYRGCNYKSGSKNFWNKHGKSAGDEENFSSTMNHQNTTTVARVSPDGSALDEMIHEKDGEWESLHMPSLYEREADRLLDGLGPRFVDWWMQKPLPVDADLLPELVPGFKTPFRLCPPFTRSKLTDAELTYLRKLARPLPTHFVLGRNRKLQGLAAAILKLWEKCHIAKIALKWGIPNTDNEQMANELKNLTGGVLLLRNKYLIILYRGKDFVPSEVAEAVAEREMELTRCQLREETARLKASEAFSISDEDSVNSGIVGTLSEFQHIHSEIGNHKKRETEIEVQLEAERERLEKELKEQERKLYILKKKIEKSAKRLEKLKNASRFSEQDPDVEVISKEERQCLREMGLKIDSSLVLGRRGVYDGVIEGIHQHWKHREIVKVITMQKKLLQVLHTAKCLEAESGGILVNVIKLKEGHAIILYRGKNYKRPKSAAQNLLSKKEALSRSLEIQRLGSLKFFANQREQAICDLKSELAELLEKKN, from the exons ATGTCTACCTCTCCTTCTCTATCGCATTTTTCAATCGCCATCTCTCCTTTCCCTTGCAATTCCGCAAAAATTCCAACTAGCtctatcacttttggtcctccTAAGTTTAATTTCATCGTCTTTTCTAGCTCTCCGACTAATGGCGGTAACAGAACAAAAATTGAAGGCAGAAGCATTGAACATGAACGGATGGATTATCATGTAAAATCTTCTGAACCTATTTCACATTCAGGTTCAGGAATCAAAGGTCCAACTGCTCCATGGATGAATGGAACTCTTCTGGTTAAGCCCAATGAAATCATGGAATTTAGGAAGTCAAGAACTAACAGAGATTCCACTTTTggtgaaaatagaaaacatcCTGATGTGGATTTGACTGGAAAAGTGGGGGGTGGAAGAGGTAAGGTGGCGATGAAGAAAATCTTTAAAGGCATCGAAAAGCTCCAAGAAAACCAGAATTTAGAAGAAACCAGAAACGACCCTAAAAATCTCAAGTTCAGATTTGCACCAGGAGCTCTCTGGGGAGATGGGGACTGTGAAAATGGTTCTGAAGTTGAGGAAAAATCTGAGGCAGCACAGGAGAGTTGGGAAAGTAATGGATTTGATATTCCTTTGCCTGAGGTTGAGAAAGAAGTGAAATTGAAGGAAATGCCATGGCAGAGGCATGAGAAAATGGTTATTAGGATGGTAAAGAAGGAGAAGGTAGTGAGAGCTGATGAGTTGGGACTTGATGAAATGTTGCTGGAAAGGCTGAGGGGTGAGGCTGCAACAATAAGAAAATGGGTGAAGGTTAAGAAAGCTGGGGTGACTCAAGCTGTTGTTGATCAAGTTCATTTTGTTTGGAGAAACAACGAGCTAGCCTTGCTTAAATTTGACCTCCCCTTGTGCCGAAATATGCATAGAGCACGAGAAATCGTTGAG ATGAAGACAGGAGGGGTTGTCGTTTGGAGTAATAAAGACTTTCTTGCTGTTTATAGAGGGTGCAATTACAAGTCAGGTTCGAAAAACTTTTGGAACAAACATGGCAAGTCTGCCGGTGATGAAGAAAATTTTTCCTCCACTATGAATCACCAAAATACTACAACTGTAGCCCGAGTAAGTCCTGATGGTAGTGCTCTAGATGAAATGATCCATGAAAAAGATGGTGAATGGGAAAGTTTACACATGCCATCACTATATGAAAGAGAAGCTGATAGATTATTGGATGGATTAGGTCCACGCTTTGTTGATTGGTGGATGCAAAAGCCTTTGCCTGTTGACGCAGACTTGCTTCCAGAACTTGTTCCTGGATTTAAGACACCTTTCAGGCTTTGTCCACCTTTTACTAGATCGAAGCTGACAGATGCTGAGCTTACATATCTGAGGAAGCTTGCTCGTCCTTTACCGACTCATTTTGTTCTTG GAAGAAACAGGAAACTGCAAGGATTGGCAGCAGCCATCCTAAAATTGTGGGAAAAATGCCATATAGCAAAGATTGCTTTGAAGTGGGGGATTCCAAACACAGATAATGAGCAAATGGCTAATGAGCTTAAG AATCTCACTGGAGGAGTTCTTTTACTGCGTAATAAGTACTTGATAATTCTTTATAGAGGCAAGGACTTTGTTCCCTCTGAAGTTGCAGAAGCAGTGGCTGAACGAGAAATGGAGCTAACAAGATGCCAACTTCGGGAAGAAACTGCAAGACTAAAAGCAAGTGAAGCCTTTTCCATCAGTGATGAAGATTCAGTTAACTCTGGGATTGTGGGTACTTTATCAGAATTTCAGCATATTCACTCAGAAATTGGGAACCACAAGAAAAGGGAGACTGAGATTGAAGTTCAACTGGAAGCAGAACGGGAAAGACTGGAAAAGGAACTCAAAGAACAAGAGCGAAAGCTATATATT CTTAAGAAAAAGATAGAGAAGTCGGCTAAAAGACTAGAGAAACTAAAAAATGCATCGAGATTTTCTGAGCAAGATCCAGATGTGGAAGTTATCTCCAAAGAGGAGAGACAATGTCTAAGGGAGATGGGATTGAAAATTGATAGCAGCTTAGTGCTTG GAAGGCGTGGGGTTTATGATGGTGTCATAGAAGGAATACATCAACACTGGAAGCACAGAGAAATTGTTAAAGTGATTACAATGCAGAAAAAGCTTTTGCAGGTCTTGCACACAGCGAAATGTCTTGAGGCAGAAAGTGGTGGGATCCTTGTCAACGTAATTAAGCTTAAAGAAGGGCATGCAATAATACTTTATCGTGGGAAAAACTACAAACGCCCAAAGTCAGCAGCACAAAATTTGCTGAGTAAAAAAGAGGCATTATCGAGGTCTCTTGAAATCCAGAGACTTGGT TCTCTGAAGTTCTTCGCCAATCAAAGAGAGCAGGCAATCTGTGATCTAAAATCTGAGCTG GCTGAGCTCTTAGAAAAGAAGAATTGA